Proteins found in one Phycodurus eques isolate BA_2022a chromosome 18, UOR_Pequ_1.1, whole genome shotgun sequence genomic segment:
- the evlb gene encoding enah/Vasp-like b isoform X2, which produces MDINLQSHRFYFPQIYCAEPGVQQQQLNEFKVSEQSICQARASVMVYDDTSKKWVPIKPGQQGFSRINIYHNTPSNTFRVVGVKLQDQQVVINYSIVKGLKYNQATPTFHQWRDARQVYGLNFASKEEATTFSNAMLFALNVLSAQDGGPAVQRQVQNGPGSEEMEAQRSRQMMEQQQMQAHMERERRSSNSGSPFQGHPAVLSVAPPVVPPPACTAAGPPPPPPGPPPPSAGAPPPPPLPPPLPSHGEEPPAQTGLAAMIAGAKLRRVQRPAHPFVLTITLHSRQPEESSSSASSVKSNDVNRTSGGSGGLMEEMNALLARRKAASEKPEDNQSDDINSSSPSTRGGQNATDAVKKPWDRANSADRAVASRVRPAGSGNDADSIDMDRMKQEILEEVFRELHKVKEEIIDAIRHELSRVSTT; this is translated from the exons CGAGCAGAGCATCTGCCAGGCGAGGGCGTCGGTCATGGTCTACGACGACACCAGCAAGAAGTGGGTGCCCATCAAGCCGGGCCAGCAGGGCTTCAGCCGCATCAACATCTACCACAACACGCCCAGCAACACCTTCAGGGTGGTGGGCGTCAAGCTGCAGGATCAGCAG GTGGTCATCAACTACTCCATCGTGAAGGGGCTGAAGTACAACCAGGCCACGCCGACCTTTCACCAGTGGCGGGACGCCCGGCAGGTCTACGGCCTCAACTTCGCCAGCAAGGAGGAGGCCACCACCTTCTCCAACGCCATGCTCTTCGCCCTCAACGTGCTCAGCGCCCAGGACGGAG GTCCAGCTGTGCAGCGCCAAGTCCAAAATGGACCAGGTTCGGAAGAGATGGAAGCCCAGAGATCAAG GCAGATGATGGAGCAGCAGCAGATGCAGGCCCACATGGAGCGGGAGCGACGCTCCTCCAACTCAG GTTCTCCTTTCCAAGGCCACCCCGCCGTGCTCTCGGTGGCGCCACCGGTCGTACCTCCCCCTGCGTGCACGGCTGCGGGACCTCCGCCGCCACCCCCGGGACCGCCGCCACCCTCCGCCGgggccccgccgccgccgcctctgcCTCCCCCGCTGCCCAGCCACGGGGAGGAGCCGCCAGCCCAGACGGGGCTCGCCGCCATGATCGCCGGTGCCAAGCTGCGGCGCGTGCAAAGA CCGGCCCATCCGTTTGTTTTAACAATAACGCTGCATTCTCGCCAGCCGGAGGAGAGCTCGTCCAGTGCGTCCAGCGTCAAAAGCAACGACGTCAACCGGACGAGCGGCGGCAGCGGAGGACTGATGGAGGAGATGAACGCGCTTTTGGCCCGAAG AAAAGCAGCGTCAGAGAAGCCAGAGGACAACCAAAGT GATGACATCAATTCTTCGTCGCCCAGCACCAGAGGGGGTCAGAACGCCACAG ACGCTGTAAAAAAGCCATGGGACAGAGCCAACTCTGCAGATAGGGCCGTGGCTTCAAG GGTACGGCCTGCGGGGAGCGGCAACGACGCAGACTCGATAGACATGGATAGAATGAAACAG GAAATCTTGGAAGAAGTATTCCGTGAGTTGCACAAAGTGAAGGAAGAAATTATTGATG CCATTAGACACGAACTCAGTCGAGTGAGCACGACATAA
- the evlb gene encoding enah/Vasp-like b isoform X1 has protein sequence MDINLQSHRFYFPQIYCAEPGVQQQQLNEFKVSEQSICQARASVMVYDDTSKKWVPIKPGQQGFSRINIYHNTPSNTFRVVGVKLQDQQVVINYSIVKGLKYNQATPTFHQWRDARQVYGLNFASKEEATTFSNAMLFALNVLSAQDGGPAVQRQVQNGPGSEEMEAQRSRQMMEQQQMQAHMERERRSSNSGSPFQGHPAVLSVAPPVVPPPACTAAGPPPPPPGPPPPSAGAPPPPPLPPPLPSHGEEPPAQTGLAAMIAGAKLRRVQRPAHPFVLTITLHSRQPEESSSSASSVKSNDVNRTSGGSGGLMEEMNALLARRRKAASEKPEDNQSDDINSSSPSTRGGQNATDAVKKPWDRANSADRAVASRVRPAGSGNDADSIDMDRMKQEILEEVFRELHKVKEEIIDAIRHELSRVSTT, from the exons CGAGCAGAGCATCTGCCAGGCGAGGGCGTCGGTCATGGTCTACGACGACACCAGCAAGAAGTGGGTGCCCATCAAGCCGGGCCAGCAGGGCTTCAGCCGCATCAACATCTACCACAACACGCCCAGCAACACCTTCAGGGTGGTGGGCGTCAAGCTGCAGGATCAGCAG GTGGTCATCAACTACTCCATCGTGAAGGGGCTGAAGTACAACCAGGCCACGCCGACCTTTCACCAGTGGCGGGACGCCCGGCAGGTCTACGGCCTCAACTTCGCCAGCAAGGAGGAGGCCACCACCTTCTCCAACGCCATGCTCTTCGCCCTCAACGTGCTCAGCGCCCAGGACGGAG GTCCAGCTGTGCAGCGCCAAGTCCAAAATGGACCAGGTTCGGAAGAGATGGAAGCCCAGAGATCAAG GCAGATGATGGAGCAGCAGCAGATGCAGGCCCACATGGAGCGGGAGCGACGCTCCTCCAACTCAG GTTCTCCTTTCCAAGGCCACCCCGCCGTGCTCTCGGTGGCGCCACCGGTCGTACCTCCCCCTGCGTGCACGGCTGCGGGACCTCCGCCGCCACCCCCGGGACCGCCGCCACCCTCCGCCGgggccccgccgccgccgcctctgcCTCCCCCGCTGCCCAGCCACGGGGAGGAGCCGCCAGCCCAGACGGGGCTCGCCGCCATGATCGCCGGTGCCAAGCTGCGGCGCGTGCAAAGA CCGGCCCATCCGTTTGTTTTAACAATAACGCTGCATTCTCGCCAGCCGGAGGAGAGCTCGTCCAGTGCGTCCAGCGTCAAAAGCAACGACGTCAACCGGACGAGCGGCGGCAGCGGAGGACTGATGGAGGAGATGAACGCGCTTTTGGCCCGAAG AAGAAAAGCAGCGTCAGAGAAGCCAGAGGACAACCAAAGT GATGACATCAATTCTTCGTCGCCCAGCACCAGAGGGGGTCAGAACGCCACAG ACGCTGTAAAAAAGCCATGGGACAGAGCCAACTCTGCAGATAGGGCCGTGGCTTCAAG GGTACGGCCTGCGGGGAGCGGCAACGACGCAGACTCGATAGACATGGATAGAATGAAACAG GAAATCTTGGAAGAAGTATTCCGTGAGTTGCACAAAGTGAAGGAAGAAATTATTGATG CCATTAGACACGAACTCAGTCGAGTGAGCACGACATAA
- the evlb gene encoding enah/Vasp-like b isoform X3 — MDINLQSHRFYFPQIYCAEPGVQQQQLNEFKVSEQSICQARASVMVYDDTSKKWVPIKPGQQGFSRINIYHNTPSNTFRVVGVKLQDQQVVINYSIVKGLKYNQATPTFHQWRDARQVYGLNFASKEEATTFSNAMLFALNVLSAQDGGPAVQRQVQNGPGSEEMEAQRSRQMMEQQQMQAHMERERRSSNSGSPFQGHPAVLSVAPPVVPPPACTAAGPPPPPPGPPPPSAGAPPPPPLPPPLPSHGEEPPAQTGLAAMIAGAKLRRVQRPEESSSSASSVKSNDVNRTSGGSGGLMEEMNALLARRRKAASEKPEDNQSDDINSSSPSTRGGQNATDAVKKPWDRANSADRAVASRVRPAGSGNDADSIDMDRMKQEILEEVFRELHKVKEEIIDAIRHELSRVSTT; from the exons CGAGCAGAGCATCTGCCAGGCGAGGGCGTCGGTCATGGTCTACGACGACACCAGCAAGAAGTGGGTGCCCATCAAGCCGGGCCAGCAGGGCTTCAGCCGCATCAACATCTACCACAACACGCCCAGCAACACCTTCAGGGTGGTGGGCGTCAAGCTGCAGGATCAGCAG GTGGTCATCAACTACTCCATCGTGAAGGGGCTGAAGTACAACCAGGCCACGCCGACCTTTCACCAGTGGCGGGACGCCCGGCAGGTCTACGGCCTCAACTTCGCCAGCAAGGAGGAGGCCACCACCTTCTCCAACGCCATGCTCTTCGCCCTCAACGTGCTCAGCGCCCAGGACGGAG GTCCAGCTGTGCAGCGCCAAGTCCAAAATGGACCAGGTTCGGAAGAGATGGAAGCCCAGAGATCAAG GCAGATGATGGAGCAGCAGCAGATGCAGGCCCACATGGAGCGGGAGCGACGCTCCTCCAACTCAG GTTCTCCTTTCCAAGGCCACCCCGCCGTGCTCTCGGTGGCGCCACCGGTCGTACCTCCCCCTGCGTGCACGGCTGCGGGACCTCCGCCGCCACCCCCGGGACCGCCGCCACCCTCCGCCGgggccccgccgccgccgcctctgcCTCCCCCGCTGCCCAGCCACGGGGAGGAGCCGCCAGCCCAGACGGGGCTCGCCGCCATGATCGCCGGTGCCAAGCTGCGGCGCGTGCAAAGA CCGGAGGAGAGCTCGTCCAGTGCGTCCAGCGTCAAAAGCAACGACGTCAACCGGACGAGCGGCGGCAGCGGAGGACTGATGGAGGAGATGAACGCGCTTTTGGCCCGAAG AAGAAAAGCAGCGTCAGAGAAGCCAGAGGACAACCAAAGT GATGACATCAATTCTTCGTCGCCCAGCACCAGAGGGGGTCAGAACGCCACAG ACGCTGTAAAAAAGCCATGGGACAGAGCCAACTCTGCAGATAGGGCCGTGGCTTCAAG GGTACGGCCTGCGGGGAGCGGCAACGACGCAGACTCGATAGACATGGATAGAATGAAACAG GAAATCTTGGAAGAAGTATTCCGTGAGTTGCACAAAGTGAAGGAAGAAATTATTGATG CCATTAGACACGAACTCAGTCGAGTGAGCACGACATAA
- the evlb gene encoding enah/Vasp-like b isoform X4 — MDINLQSHRFYFPQIYCAEPGVQQQQLNEFKVSEQSICQARASVMVYDDTSKKWVPIKPGQQGFSRINIYHNTPSNTFRVVGVKLQDQQVVINYSIVKGLKYNQATPTFHQWRDARQVYGLNFASKEEATTFSNAMLFALNVLSAQDGGPAVQRQVQNGPGSEEMEAQRSRQMMEQQQMQAHMERERRSSNSGSPFQGHPAVLSVAPPVVPPPACTAAGPPPPPPGPPPPSAGAPPPPPLPPPLPSHGEEPPAQTGLAAMIAGAKLRRVQRPEESSSSASSVKSNDVNRTSGGSGGLMEEMNALLARRKAASEKPEDNQSDDINSSSPSTRGGQNATDAVKKPWDRANSADRAVASRVRPAGSGNDADSIDMDRMKQEILEEVFRELHKVKEEIIDAIRHELSRVSTT, encoded by the exons CGAGCAGAGCATCTGCCAGGCGAGGGCGTCGGTCATGGTCTACGACGACACCAGCAAGAAGTGGGTGCCCATCAAGCCGGGCCAGCAGGGCTTCAGCCGCATCAACATCTACCACAACACGCCCAGCAACACCTTCAGGGTGGTGGGCGTCAAGCTGCAGGATCAGCAG GTGGTCATCAACTACTCCATCGTGAAGGGGCTGAAGTACAACCAGGCCACGCCGACCTTTCACCAGTGGCGGGACGCCCGGCAGGTCTACGGCCTCAACTTCGCCAGCAAGGAGGAGGCCACCACCTTCTCCAACGCCATGCTCTTCGCCCTCAACGTGCTCAGCGCCCAGGACGGAG GTCCAGCTGTGCAGCGCCAAGTCCAAAATGGACCAGGTTCGGAAGAGATGGAAGCCCAGAGATCAAG GCAGATGATGGAGCAGCAGCAGATGCAGGCCCACATGGAGCGGGAGCGACGCTCCTCCAACTCAG GTTCTCCTTTCCAAGGCCACCCCGCCGTGCTCTCGGTGGCGCCACCGGTCGTACCTCCCCCTGCGTGCACGGCTGCGGGACCTCCGCCGCCACCCCCGGGACCGCCGCCACCCTCCGCCGgggccccgccgccgccgcctctgcCTCCCCCGCTGCCCAGCCACGGGGAGGAGCCGCCAGCCCAGACGGGGCTCGCCGCCATGATCGCCGGTGCCAAGCTGCGGCGCGTGCAAAGA CCGGAGGAGAGCTCGTCCAGTGCGTCCAGCGTCAAAAGCAACGACGTCAACCGGACGAGCGGCGGCAGCGGAGGACTGATGGAGGAGATGAACGCGCTTTTGGCCCGAAG AAAAGCAGCGTCAGAGAAGCCAGAGGACAACCAAAGT GATGACATCAATTCTTCGTCGCCCAGCACCAGAGGGGGTCAGAACGCCACAG ACGCTGTAAAAAAGCCATGGGACAGAGCCAACTCTGCAGATAGGGCCGTGGCTTCAAG GGTACGGCCTGCGGGGAGCGGCAACGACGCAGACTCGATAGACATGGATAGAATGAAACAG GAAATCTTGGAAGAAGTATTCCGTGAGTTGCACAAAGTGAAGGAAGAAATTATTGATG CCATTAGACACGAACTCAGTCGAGTGAGCACGACATAA